A genome region from Microbacterium sp. CGR2 includes the following:
- a CDS encoding acyltransferase family protein, translating to MPRRTRREYRDAAAPAPRPAVLAFAHVPAIDGARGLAILSVLLYHSGWSDRGLFGVDMFFVVSGFLITLLLIKEATRNGRIRYGSFYARRARRLLPALVITLGGVLLMVWQFGTVRELESASGTAIASLAQVANWYQIANDSGYWDAANQIIPLGQMWSLSVTEQFYIVWPLVVGGLWFALRRRTGAFTIALFIALLGSALVAPLLFDGSNTDRLYLGTDSRAVSFVAGAAFAALVAWILTKAPSWAGSTFSTRARVAVSATSAVSLATVVIASIATSSYHEPWLYQGGLAAVSVAIAVFIATLCFPANIIARPFVWKPFRLVGILAYSMFLLHLPVFWALQTLTQGQIPPLVLFALGGFVTWLIATTLHYVVTEPLRVRQWKPLSAILAIVISFGLVVAAAWYLPYERATAPRPAAAPAAVQTAPGEVFPIDPTVELPPGHEGGPVAVTVIGDSVAGNMYEALADYSSDGIVATDVTEPGCGIFDADTARAGDGFTMDTKKLCWKWQDELRAANEVSQPDVYLVRNIWDANDQLFNGEWVGPCSAEWAARYEAQLEKLVEIGDSSGNTPLILLSNDRPRDPSGTLSPKRLGCKDAVAAAISEKHANVKLLDFAASTCPNGTCLTQTPDGQELYVDGSHFAPAGMALLGPWLENQIGAALTTMQASPG from the coding sequence ATGCCCCGGCGCACTCGGCGCGAATATCGAGATGCCGCGGCACCGGCGCCGCGCCCGGCGGTGCTCGCCTTCGCACATGTTCCCGCAATCGACGGCGCTCGCGGACTCGCCATCCTGTCTGTCCTGCTCTATCACTCCGGCTGGTCCGACCGTGGCCTGTTCGGCGTCGACATGTTCTTCGTCGTCTCCGGGTTCCTGATCACTCTGCTCCTGATCAAGGAAGCGACCCGCAACGGGCGCATCCGGTATGGCAGCTTCTATGCCCGGCGCGCAAGACGTCTCCTGCCGGCCCTGGTCATCACGCTCGGTGGCGTGCTCCTGATGGTGTGGCAGTTCGGCACTGTCAGGGAGCTGGAGTCCGCGTCCGGCACGGCCATCGCCTCGCTTGCGCAGGTGGCGAACTGGTATCAGATCGCCAACGACAGCGGGTACTGGGATGCCGCCAACCAGATCATCCCTCTCGGACAGATGTGGTCCCTGTCTGTCACGGAGCAGTTCTACATCGTCTGGCCGCTGGTTGTCGGCGGGTTGTGGTTCGCCCTCCGTCGCCGCACCGGCGCGTTCACGATCGCACTCTTCATCGCTCTCCTGGGCTCCGCACTCGTCGCCCCGCTGCTGTTCGACGGATCCAACACCGACCGCCTGTACTTGGGCACGGACTCCCGCGCTGTCAGCTTCGTCGCCGGTGCGGCATTCGCAGCACTCGTCGCCTGGATCCTCACGAAAGCGCCGTCCTGGGCAGGATCCACCTTCTCCACGCGTGCTCGAGTCGCCGTCTCGGCAACCAGTGCGGTCTCGCTCGCCACCGTCGTCATCGCCAGCATCGCCACCAGCAGCTATCACGAGCCGTGGCTCTATCAGGGCGGGCTCGCCGCCGTCTCCGTGGCGATCGCCGTGTTCATCGCGACGCTGTGCTTTCCGGCGAACATCATCGCGCGACCGTTCGTCTGGAAACCGTTCCGACTCGTCGGGATCCTGGCGTATTCGATGTTCCTCCTGCACCTTCCGGTGTTCTGGGCGCTGCAGACCCTCACCCAAGGCCAGATCCCCCCTCTGGTGCTCTTCGCCCTCGGCGGATTCGTCACATGGTTGATCGCGACCACACTGCACTACGTCGTCACAGAGCCGCTGCGGGTCAGGCAATGGAAGCCCTTGTCGGCCATCCTCGCCATCGTCATCAGTTTCGGCCTCGTCGTCGCAGCCGCCTGGTACCTCCCCTATGAGCGCGCGACCGCGCCTCGGCCCGCGGCCGCGCCGGCTGCTGTCCAGACGGCACCGGGCGAAGTGTTCCCGATCGACCCGACCGTCGAATTGCCTCCGGGACATGAAGGCGGCCCCGTCGCCGTCACCGTCATCGGCGACTCCGTCGCGGGCAATATGTACGAAGCGCTGGCCGACTACAGCTCAGACGGCATCGTCGCCACCGACGTCACTGAGCCCGGATGCGGGATCTTCGACGCAGACACCGCACGAGCCGGCGACGGTTTCACCATGGACACCAAGAAGCTGTGCTGGAAATGGCAGGATGAGCTGCGCGCGGCGAACGAGGTCAGCCAGCCGGACGTCTACCTCGTTCGCAACATCTGGGATGCAAACGACCAGCTCTTCAACGGTGAATGGGTCGGCCCGTGCTCGGCGGAATGGGCTGCCCGATACGAAGCGCAACTCGAAAAGCTGGTCGAGATCGGAGACAGCTCCGGGAACACACCACTCATCCTGCTCTCGAACGATCGTCCGCGTGATCCGTCCGGCACGTTGTCCCCGAAGCGACTGGGCTGCAAGGACGCCGTCGCCGCGGCGATCTCGGAGAAGCACGCGAACGTCAAGCTCCTCGATTTCGCCGCGTCCACCTGTCCGAACGGCACCTGTCTGACCCAGACCCCTGACGGACAGGAGCTCTACGTGGACGGCTCGCACTTCGCGCCAGCCGGCATGGCGCTCCTGGGACCGTGGCTGGAGAACCAGATCGGCGCCGCGCTCACGACGATGCAGGCCAGCCCGGGCTGA
- the truA gene encoding tRNA pseudouridine(38-40) synthase TruA — protein sequence MRIRLDIAYDGTHFRGWARQPGLRTVQGTLESALARIVGSDVQLVVAGRTDAGVHASGQVAHVDLDDTQWARIAARNGRAPQDPAASIAGRIRGVLGAYADVTVFRSAEAPDGFDARFSAVWRRYRYRLADQHAGFDPLRRLDTTSIRGVLDEQAMDAAARTLIGLHDFAAYCKPREGATTIRTLLDYRWERDAHGVLVAEVKADAFCHSMVRALVGACVAVGEGRLDVGDVVVLRDALTRTSEFKVLAARGLALTEVGYPADELLSARAEQTRARRARTSDE from the coding sequence GTGCGCATCCGGCTCGACATCGCCTACGACGGCACCCACTTCCGCGGCTGGGCGCGCCAGCCTGGCCTCCGCACGGTCCAGGGCACGCTCGAGTCCGCGTTGGCCCGCATCGTCGGGTCGGACGTGCAGCTGGTGGTCGCCGGGCGGACGGATGCCGGCGTGCACGCGAGCGGCCAGGTCGCCCACGTGGATCTCGACGACACGCAGTGGGCGCGGATCGCGGCGCGAAACGGACGCGCGCCGCAGGATCCCGCCGCCTCGATCGCCGGACGCATCCGCGGTGTCCTCGGGGCATACGCCGATGTCACGGTCTTCCGCTCCGCCGAGGCTCCGGATGGGTTCGACGCGCGGTTCTCGGCAGTGTGGCGGCGCTACCGCTACCGTCTCGCCGATCAGCACGCGGGCTTCGACCCGCTACGCCGGCTCGACACCACCAGCATCCGCGGCGTCCTCGATGAGCAGGCGATGGATGCTGCCGCCCGCACCCTCATCGGACTGCACGACTTCGCTGCCTACTGCAAACCGCGCGAGGGGGCGACCACCATCCGGACCCTTCTCGACTACCGCTGGGAACGCGACGCCCACGGCGTGCTGGTGGCCGAGGTGAAGGCCGACGCGTTCTGTCACAGCATGGTGCGTGCCCTTGTCGGCGCGTGTGTCGCCGTCGGCGAAGGACGCCTCGATGTCGGCGATGTCGTGGTGCTCCGCGATGCGCTGACCCGGACCAGCGAATTCAAGGTGCTGGCCGCGCGAGGCCTCGCCCTCACCGAGGTCGGGTACCCGGCTGACGAGCTGCTCTCTGCGCGGGCCGAACAGACGCGCGCCCGCCGCGCCAGGACGAGTGACGAGTGA
- a CDS encoding endonuclease/exonuclease/phosphatase family protein codes for MKVISYNLQKHRAAGELAALVGEHDPDILCLQECDVPALPRQIGGLVLADATHGNRLGIALFYRESTYHLQGIRMLGLKKSLHDRIAKPAHERVLGARLRDIDAGRDFIVASFHAAPLTALNSLRRHQIRAALTELATLGEGLPQLMVGDYNYPVFKENLGQAVRDHGYALTLSDDHTYTRYRVFRGHYDFATSTGFEIERITTLPQGSSDHRPILVTVSPS; via the coding sequence ATGAAGGTCATTTCGTACAACCTCCAGAAGCACCGCGCTGCGGGCGAGCTCGCGGCTCTCGTCGGCGAGCACGACCCTGACATCCTCTGCCTGCAGGAATGCGATGTGCCGGCCCTGCCGCGACAGATCGGTGGTCTCGTTCTCGCGGACGCCACGCATGGCAACCGCCTGGGGATCGCGCTCTTCTACCGGGAGAGCACCTACCACCTGCAGGGCATCCGGATGCTCGGGCTGAAGAAGTCGCTGCACGATCGAATCGCCAAGCCTGCGCACGAACGGGTTCTCGGTGCGCGGTTGCGCGACATCGACGCGGGTCGCGACTTCATCGTCGCGTCTTTCCACGCGGCCCCGCTCACGGCGCTCAACTCGCTGCGCCGACACCAGATCCGAGCTGCCCTGACAGAGCTCGCGACGCTGGGCGAGGGGCTGCCCCAGCTCATGGTCGGCGACTACAACTATCCGGTCTTCAAGGAGAACCTCGGCCAGGCGGTCCGTGATCACGGCTACGCGCTGACTCTGAGCGACGACCACACCTACACGCGGTACCGGGTCTTCCGTGGGCACTACGACTTCGCCACCTCGACCGGGTTCGAGATCGAGCGCATCACCACACTGCCGCAGGGGTCGAGTGACCACCGCCCGATCCTGGTGACCGTCAGCCCGAGCTGA
- the rplM gene encoding 50S ribosomal protein L13 encodes MTRTYTPKAGEVQRDWVVIDATDVVLGRLASHAATLLRGKHKPTFANHIDSGDFVIIVNAEKVALTGQKLQKKLAYRHSGYPGGLKSVTYAELLEKNPIRAVEKAIRGMLPKNSLGRQQLSKLKVYVGAEHPHAAQQPQPYTLDQVAQ; translated from the coding sequence GTGACGCGCACTTACACCCCGAAGGCCGGCGAGGTCCAGCGTGACTGGGTCGTCATCGACGCCACCGACGTCGTTCTCGGCCGTCTGGCTTCGCACGCCGCTACGCTCCTGCGTGGCAAGCACAAGCCCACCTTCGCCAACCACATCGACTCGGGTGACTTCGTCATCATCGTGAACGCAGAGAAGGTCGCGCTCACGGGTCAGAAGCTTCAGAAGAAGCTGGCTTACCGCCACTCCGGTTACCCGGGCGGCCTCAAGTCGGTCACCTATGCCGAGCTCCTCGAGAAGAACCCGATCCGCGCTGTGGAGAAGGCCATCCGTGGCATGCTCCCCAAGAACAGCCTGGGCCGTCAGCAGCTGTCGAAGCTCAAGGTGTACGTCGGTGCCGAGCACCCGCACGCCGCGCAGCAGCCCCAGCCGTACACCCTCGACCAGGTCGCCCAGTAA
- the rpsI gene encoding 30S ribosomal protein S9, which yields MADIQDTTETPQNFSTSTPETEAVEAAPRPVLSVPGAAVGRRKQAIARVRIVPGSGTITVNGRTIEDYFPNKLHQQLINDPFTVLNLTGSYDVIARISGGGPSGQAGALRLGIARSLNGIDEENNRPTLKKAGFLSRDARVKERKKAGLKKARKAPQYSKR from the coding sequence GTGGCTGACATCCAGGACACCACCGAAACCCCCCAGAACTTCTCGACGTCGACCCCTGAGACCGAAGCAGTCGAGGCGGCTCCCCGCCCCGTGCTCAGCGTCCCGGGTGCCGCTGTCGGCCGTCGCAAGCAGGCCATCGCCCGCGTGCGCATCGTCCCCGGTTCGGGCACGATCACGGTCAACGGTCGCACGATCGAGGACTACTTTCCGAACAAGCTGCACCAGCAGCTGATCAACGACCCGTTCACCGTGCTGAACCTCACCGGTTCGTACGACGTCATCGCCCGTATCTCGGGTGGTGGCCCCTCGGGTCAGGCCGGCGCACTGCGTCTCGGCATCGCTCGTTCGCTGAACGGCATCGACGAAGAGAACAACCGTCCGACCCTCAAGAAGGCCGGCTTCCTCTCGCGCGACGCTCGCGTCAAGGAGCGCAAGAAGGCTGGACTCAAGAAGGCCCGTAAGGCGCCTCAGTACTCGAAGCGTTAA
- the glmM gene encoding phosphoglucosamine mutase, with product MPIFGTDGVRGLANGILTADLALTLAQATAVVLGQGRTAESRKAEGKRLLAVVARDPRVSGHFITAAVSAGLASSGVDVLEAGVIPTPALAFLVADRDADFGVMISASHNAAPDNGIKIFARGGRKLPDEVEQRIEEAMSGEKLRPTGAGVGRIDRFSDAEDRYVVHLLGSLPNRLEGIHVVLDCAHGAASGVSPETFRDAGAEVTVIGADPDGWNINDGVGSTHLDNLAEAVVRLGADIGIAHDGDADRCLAVDAQGAVIDGDQIMAILAVSMKQRGHLTDDTLVATVMSNLGLHVAMREQGITVRQTAVGDRYVLEDMNAGNYALGGEQSGHVIMSEFATTGDGLLTGLHLVAEMARQKKTIAELASVMKVYPQVLINVRDVDKDRVADDEVVQQAVRDVEAELGDTGRVLLRKSGTEPLVRVMVEAADVESVRTYAERLAAVVQERLAL from the coding sequence ATGCCGATCTTTGGCACGGACGGCGTGCGAGGACTTGCCAACGGCATCCTCACCGCCGACCTGGCGCTCACCCTGGCCCAGGCGACTGCTGTCGTCCTGGGCCAGGGCCGTACTGCGGAGTCTCGCAAAGCCGAAGGCAAGCGACTCCTCGCAGTTGTCGCCCGTGACCCCCGGGTCTCTGGCCACTTCATCACCGCCGCCGTATCCGCGGGCCTGGCGTCTTCCGGCGTCGACGTCCTCGAAGCGGGGGTCATTCCGACGCCCGCGCTCGCGTTCCTCGTCGCCGACCGTGACGCCGACTTCGGCGTCATGATCTCGGCGTCGCACAACGCGGCACCCGACAACGGCATCAAGATCTTCGCGCGGGGCGGGCGCAAGCTCCCCGACGAGGTCGAGCAGCGCATCGAAGAGGCCATGTCGGGGGAGAAGCTTCGCCCGACCGGAGCCGGTGTCGGTCGCATCGATCGATTCTCCGACGCGGAGGATCGCTACGTCGTGCACCTTCTCGGTTCTCTGCCGAACCGGCTCGAGGGCATCCATGTGGTGCTGGATTGCGCTCATGGCGCGGCATCCGGGGTCTCGCCTGAGACGTTCCGTGATGCGGGGGCCGAGGTCACCGTCATCGGCGCCGATCCCGACGGTTGGAACATCAACGACGGCGTCGGTTCGACCCACCTCGACAACCTCGCCGAGGCCGTCGTGCGCTTGGGCGCCGACATCGGCATCGCCCATGACGGCGACGCCGACCGCTGCCTCGCTGTCGATGCTCAGGGAGCCGTCATCGACGGCGACCAGATCATGGCGATCCTGGCCGTGTCGATGAAGCAGCGCGGTCACCTCACCGATGACACGCTCGTCGCCACCGTGATGAGCAACCTCGGGTTGCACGTCGCGATGCGCGAGCAGGGGATCACCGTGCGTCAGACGGCGGTTGGTGACCGGTACGTCCTCGAGGACATGAACGCCGGCAACTATGCGCTGGGTGGTGAGCAGTCAGGTCACGTCATCATGAGCGAGTTCGCCACCACCGGCGATGGCCTGCTCACCGGACTTCACCTGGTCGCCGAGATGGCCCGCCAGAAGAAGACGATCGCCGAGCTGGCCTCGGTGATGAAGGTCTACCCGCAGGTGCTCATCAATGTTCGCGACGTCGACAAGGATCGTGTCGCTGACGACGAGGTCGTGCAGCAGGCCGTCCGCGACGTCGAGGCCGAACTGGGAGACACGGGCCGCGTGTTGCTGCGCAAGTCCGGCACGGAGCCGCTGGTTCGCGTCATGGTGGAAGCGGCGGATGTCGAATCCGTCCGCACTTACGCCGAGCGTCTCGCAGCCGTGGTTCAGGAGCGACTCGCACTCTGA
- a CDS encoding alpha/beta fold hydrolase: MKLHVTSLGDGPRTVVLIHGLGANADLWSDLAERLVADGTRTVVMPDLRGHGRSRHTPSYRMADFVDDLAESLPAGPFAAVGHSLGGGVLVRAAAKLAVTSAVYLDPGFQLGLPSAGWRGRLFWGLPQVTLPLTMLATRSRGANGTARYSAANREREARAKKQWDSRMAVPVFRELTFDPTTVAAPAVPSTIVLSSEGQAVVPDPLPERLAAAGWGVRRLPSVGHAFWLHDAAATYDTISDLV, encoded by the coding sequence ATGAAGCTCCACGTCACGTCCCTCGGCGACGGCCCCCGCACCGTCGTCCTGATCCACGGCCTGGGGGCGAATGCCGACCTGTGGTCGGACCTCGCCGAACGCCTCGTCGCCGACGGCACGCGGACGGTGGTGATGCCCGACCTGCGCGGACACGGCCGGTCGAGGCACACGCCGAGCTATCGCATGGCGGACTTCGTCGACGATCTCGCCGAGTCGCTTCCCGCAGGCCCGTTCGCCGCCGTCGGCCACTCCCTCGGCGGCGGTGTGCTCGTTCGCGCGGCCGCGAAACTTGCGGTGACGAGCGCCGTGTATCTCGACCCCGGTTTCCAGCTCGGCCTGCCGTCTGCGGGCTGGCGCGGACGCCTGTTCTGGGGCCTGCCGCAAGTGACGCTCCCCCTGACCATGCTCGCGACCCGATCCCGCGGCGCGAACGGCACCGCACGATACAGTGCCGCGAACCGCGAGCGAGAGGCCCGGGCGAAGAAGCAGTGGGACTCCCGGATGGCGGTACCGGTGTTCCGCGAACTGACCTTCGATCCGACGACCGTCGCCGCACCCGCAGTGCCGTCGACGATCGTGCTCTCCTCGGAGGGGCAAGCCGTCGTGCCTGACCCGCTGCCGGAGCGCCTCGCCGCGGCAGGGTGGGGCGTCCGGCGCCTGCCTTCCGTCGGTCATGCCTTCTGGCTGCACGACGCCGCAGCCACGTACGACACCATCTCCGACCTCGTCTGA